From the genome of Monomorium pharaonis isolate MP-MQ-018 chromosome 2, ASM1337386v2, whole genome shotgun sequence, one region includes:
- the LOC105829136 gene encoding putative nuclease HARBI1 yields the protein MAFAHVLSSSDDEGFADIINRRVRNVRRRFAHFHEFDDVDFHARFRLSKECVTEVLEAIEPEISHRTQQNNVISPMNQLLLTLRFYATGSHLISAGDFSGVSKTSAHRIVHRVTNAIARLRPRFIKFPTLADEIKTEQIKFFDIARFPRVVGCMDCTHVKIQSFGGNDAEYFRNRKGYFSINVQAICNANLEITDLVARWQGSVHDTTIFNNSRIRALFEAGMFGDALLLGDGGYPVRLYLMTPLRNTETRAQELYNESLIRTRNTIERVFGIWKRRFPILALGSRFSKVERVLPVIVATGILHNIARRARDPLPPDDPALQLPAPWEEILEQGNVPLMNDAPGNDNHIQNILINDYFRSLL from the exons atggcCTTTGCACATGTATTATCGTCATCAGACGATGAAGGTTTTGCTGATATTATTAATCGAAGAGTACGTAATGTTAGAAGACGATTTGCTCATTTTCACGAGTTTGACGATGTAGATTTTCACGCTCGATTTAGATTATCGAAAGAATGCGTTACTGAAGTGTTGGAAGCTATTGAACCCGAAATTTCACATCGAACACAAca GAACAATGTTATTTCTCCCATGAACCAACTGCTCCTGACGTTGAGATTTTATGCTACTGGCAGCCACTTAATATCGGCAGGTGATTTTTCTGGAGTGAGCAAAACGAGTGCTCACAGAATTGTCCACCGTGTAACAAATGCTATTGCTCGTCTTCGGCCaaggtttataaaatttcctaCTCTTGCGGATGAAATAAAAACCgagcaaataaaattctttgacaTTGCACGATTTCCAAGAGTTGTGGGCTGCATGGATTGCACTCACGTAAAAATCCAGTCATTTg gtGGAAATGATGCAGAATACTTCAGAAATCGAAAAGGTTACTTTTCGATCAATGTCCAAGCGATTTGTAACGCTAACTTGGAAATAACGGACCTTGTAGCTCGTTGGCAAGGATCGGTGCACGACACCACAATTTTCAACAATTCCAGGATCCGTGCTCTATTTGAGGCTGGAATGTTTGGAGATGCCCTACTCTTAGGTGATGGTGGTTATCCTGTTCGGCTCTATTTAATGACGCCTCTACGCAATACAGAAACTCGTGCACAGGAACTTTATAACGAGTCGCTTATTAGAACACGCAATACCATTGAGCGTGTGTTCGGAATATGGAAAAGACGGTTTCCAATTTTGGCACTGGGTTCTCGATTTTCTAAAGTCGAAAGAGTACTACCAGTCATTGTAGCAACTGGCATATTACATAACATTGCCCGGCGTGCTAGAGATCCATTACCACCAGATGATCCTGCATTACAGTTGCCTGCACCGTGGGAAGAAATTTTGGAACAGGGAAATGTACCACTCATGAATGATGCACCTGGTAATGATAATCATATACAGAACATACTAATCAACGATTATTTCCGCAG CTTGCTGTAG
- the LOC118644528 gene encoding uncharacterized protein LOC118644528 produces the protein MLQSEKSSELQNPVCDDEGASNSYHLSYIDVEAAIETSSKQNQDLANPAGSTIKKKIVKRGRQTRMPVISAVRRNQCFYDLAQSKAELVEMMKEDLRARSEIELQILKTQLEKEQLEVELLKKQLQSYEK, from the coding sequence ATGCTGCAATCGGAGAAGAGTAGTGAATTACAAAATCCAGTATGCGATGATGAAGGAGCTTCAAATTCGTACCATCTTTCATATATTGATGTAGAGGCAGCTATAGAAACATCGTCTAAACAAAATCAAGATCTGGCAAACCCTGCAGGTTCGaccataaaaaagaaaattgtaaagcGGGGAAGACAGACGAGAATGCCTGTAATAAGTGCTGTAAGACGCAACCAATGTTTTTATGATTTAGCTCAATCTAAAGCGGAATTAGTTGAGATGATGAAGGAGGATCTGCGTGCAAGATCTGAAATagaattgcaaattttaaaaacacaattGGAAAAAGAACAACTTGAAGTTGAACTTCTAAAAAAGCAACTACAATCATATGAGAAATAA